GTCAGCTGGAAGATGAAAACAAGCGCCTGAAACAGCTGGTTGCTGATTTAAGCCTGGATAAGCAGATGTTGCAGGATGTTCTGTCAAAAAAGCTTTAAAGTCACGTAAGAAGCGGGAATTGGCGGTTGTTCTTCAGGATAGTTATCGGGTAAGTATCCGCAGAAGCTGTGAAGTTTTAACGATTAGCCGTAGCGTATACCAATACCGCTCACGCCGTGGCGAAGATAGGGTCATAAGACACCGTATCAGGAGATAGCTGAAACACGGGTTCGTTATGGCTATCAACGTATTCATGTGCTTCTTAAGCGCGAAGGCTGGTTGATTAATCACCGTATTTTATTGTGAAGAAGGACTTAATCTTCGCAGGAATCGCCCTCGGCGACACGTGGCAGGTGCTCACCGAGAAGGGCGGCAACTGGCCTCTAGTTTGAATGAATGCTGGAGTATGGATTTTGTTTCTGATAACTTGTTCAACGGCAAGAGAATACGGGCATTAACTATAGTGGATAATTTTAGTCGTGAATGCCTTACCATTCATGTGGACAGGCCATCCGAGGTGAAGAGGTTGTGGGCGTTCTTGAGGGGCTTAGAGTGCTGGAAAACAAAAAGCCGAAATCCATACGCATTGACAATGGTCCTGAATATATTTCCAAGCTGTTTAAACAATGGACTGATAAAAATCAGATACAGCTGATTTTTATTCAACCAGGAAATCCTCAGCAGAATGCCTTTATTGAGTGCTATAATCGCACTGTTCGTTATGATTGGTTAAGCCAATATTGATTTGAATCGATTGCCGAAGTACAACATCATGCGACACAATGACTATGGATATACAACAATGAGCGGCCTAATACTGCTATCGGAGGGATTCCTCCAACGCAAAAACTGGCTCTAGTGGCCTAATCCTCTACTTTTAGCTTCGGTTAAAAATTGGGAGATTACCTTAGTGCCCAACAACATCAAGAATCGCTCGAATCAGGAACTACTCAAAAGATAATAGCAAAAGACCGATTAACATTAGCTGCTCAAAAAAAGGGAATAGAAATGGAAGCTTAGATTTTAGAAGTCCACTCCCCCTCATTAAATTGCTTAAAATTTAATGAGGGGGAGTGGACATATTTGATGTTTATTAAACGTCCGCACCCACTGTGGTTTTACGCTGAATATTTAAGTTAACTCCATTATTAGCGAGTAAATTCTTTTAAAATTTAATCCGTCTAGAAGCCCCCATCTCTCAGCCTGTGCTTTTTGTGATAAAGCAATTTTATGGTAATAGTCTTCATCAGTTATAAGCTTGTTAACAGTTTGCTGAAAAGCAGATGCTGTTTCAACGTTTAATACACCTGGGACGCCTTGGTAATCGCGTAATCTAAATTTATAAAAATCATAATTTATAACAGGCTTAGCTACTGCAATTGCCCATCTTATTGTACTCGAGTAGCAACTAATATAGATATCATGTTTAGGCAACTCACTGAGTATATAATCAGTACTTATCCTGACATTAAAATTTTTTAGAAGCTCCATGAACTCGCGTTGCACAGCAGGATGGACACTAAGTGTAATTGAAACATTTATTAGTTTAGTCAGCTCATCTAGAACCGATTTTGTTAACTCCTCATAAGTAGCATATTCACATAAATTAGCTCGCTCGGCATGATAGCTCGGAGGCCAGCAAATAAGAACAGATGTTTTTTCTTTATGGATCTTTTTAGAACTTAAAAAAGCTTCTTTGTATAATTTATTAGAATCAATTTCTGCTCTTAAATAATCACAATAGGGTGTACCAGTCAGGCACAACTTATTCTCAATTATTCCTTCATTTAAATAGTGATCATACATAGCTTGACTTTCTACAGTGATTTTAGTGGCGGCTCCACCGTGTACTGTCCATGGATTTTGAACTGATAGGTTTAATTCTTCCAAGGCTAAAATGAAATGTGGATTGAGTAATATAGACCCAGCAAATTTACCTGATTTAACCCAGTGGGGATAATATTCTTTGACTGCTTGACCTGCACCCTCTTTCTCAGAATATAACTCTTCAATTAGTTGCTTCTGAGCTAAGGCATTTTCAAGATCGTAATAACTACCATAGCCATAAGGTACATCCAATACTGGGATTTCAGCCTTAGTAGCAGCCTCAATTAAACATAAATTGGAAGATATTCCATCCTCCGGAACAATAAGAATCTTCGGTTGGTTTTTACGAATAATATAATTAGCTACATTTAGTAAATTATATTGAATTACATACAAGGCTTTAAACGTATTAAAGCACACATCAAAATCTTGATACTTTTGTTGGATATTTTCAAACGAAATTTGCTCTTCATTAATATAAGGAACCTCGTTTGCCTCGTCATCAATCACTAGATACTGATTGGTAAAATTAGGAATAAAGAATTTAATTTTATTTAATAAATTCTCATCATACGTTTGCATGATGAATAATATATTTTCTTGTTCAGCAATTAAATCCTTGGCAAGCATAGATAACACATGAACGTTTGTATAGGAAGAAATAAAAATCATTATTGGTTTTGCATTCTTCTTAGTCGAATTTATTATTTTTTTAATAAAATTTAGAGACATTCTATCGCTCTCTCCTTACTGTTCACATCAATAAATACTGAATTCGATGTCAAATGAAGAATATTTATACATTATGCTGCACCAATGGTCATATTGATTCACATGTGCAGACAATTACTCCAAGAAAGATGAATACACCATTATTTCAGTTCTAGCAGGACAAAGAAACCTATTTTTACTAGCATAAATCATTAAGCCAAATTAAGATCAATTATATTAATAATATTTTCTAAAGCCCTTTCCGCTGCATGTTGAGGATTTTCCAATTTTTTACTAGCAAACCAATAATTTTCTTGGTAATGCGCAGACAACATATTTTCTACTGTTTTGCCATCCGGCTTTTGTTCATCACAAATAAGAGCTAGATTTTTAGCCTTATAAGGCGACGCTTCAATCATGTTAAAATTATTTAAATGTTGCCGGATATCTGTTTTATAACATAATGCAACAGGGGTAATTAACGGGATGGAAGAAAAGAAATTGAGATAACAACTGTCATAAAGGCAATTCGAAAGAATACTGCTTACTACATCACAAAGTATTAATGAATATTCAACCTTATTGTGCTCATGCTTGATAATTTTTAATTGAGACTGTTTTAACAACCTTAGCGTACGTTGTGCTTGCTCTTGACTCTCACGAGGGTGTTGCCTGTATACAATGGTAACACCAGGATGTACTTGATAAAGAGTTTGTAAAAACTCAGCTAACGTTTCTTGATAGCCTACTAATTGATGTAAGGATTGTCCAAAAAGACCTACCACTATTTCTGAAGATGATACATTAATTTCTTCTCTTAATTGTTCTCGTAGTTTTAGCAGATCAAGAGTCTCATACCATGAGTGGCGTGGAGAACCAATAACAATCCCTTGGCAAGGATAGCGTTTTTCCGTTAAATTCTTAGCATCATCATCTAAACAAAAATAGTAATCAGCACATACTCCAAAAAAATCGTTTACCTCTCCCCAAAAATCTTGCATAACGATTGTTGGCATTTTATTTTTAGCCACCTTGATTAATGCTTCATCAATACCTGCATCGCCTGGTGTAGATAAACCACAAAGAATGATATCAGGTTGACTCTCATCAATAAGTTGCTGAGCATGCTTAATCAAAAAATTAGCATCTTCGTCATCTGCTGTTTTAGCAATAGCCTGAGGAATTAAATGATGAGGAATATTAAAATTAGCAAAATAACGAGATGCAGGAGGTTGTGTGTAGATATACATCTCACAATCAGAACGAGAAGAAATAGATTTAATAATCTCAATAATATTGATTGCTGCCCCTACATCCCTGGCTGTTATAAGAATTTTTCTCTTTATCATCACAATCAACCCTGTAAAATTTCTCGTAAGAGACCTTGATTTTTTTGTGCTAATTCAGCTAAATCTCGGAATTTAAACCATTCACCCTCATGAATTCTGTTACCTTCGATTTCACATAAAGTTAACACGCACAATGAACGCAACGCCAAAGTCAATGAAGCATAACTATCGCTTTTCTGAAATTGATAGGAGCCACCATTAGCTAAATAAGCTTTCATAAAAGTTCGACCAAGATTAAGAATTTCGTTTGGCGCAGAATGACATACGAATACCTGGCGCTCTAGAATATACGCTAATTCATAAACCAGGGGTAAATAACTGTATAGCACGTCCTCAAAATCAAAAAAATAGATAGAATCATTGACCAATAACATATTTCCTGGGTGCAAATCACCATGTAAAACCTGAGCACTTGCTCCTTGTGTGAAGTCTAAATCCCTGTTTTGAGCAAGTTTTTTAATGTAATCAGGAAAAGGACCAATCGCTAGTTTGCCTCGGGTTATATCCTCTCTAATCTCATTAAGCAGTGAAATTCGTCTTACCGTATTTGTTTGTATTTCCTCCTGCCAAGGATAGACTTTTAATGCACTATGTAATGCGGCAAGGGCTGTACCTAAACGATTTAATGATTCCGCAGTGGAAGGAATTCGTATACCCTCTAATAAAGAATAAATATAATAGTGATGTTTTAAATCAAGCGCAGCATTAACATTAACTTTTCTATCAAAGAGCCATGCAGCTATCTCTTCTGCCTGCTTATAGTGATCAACATGTCGCTCTTCCATTTCTTTGACAAAATATTTTTTTTTATTGCGATAATCATCAATCATGTAGAAATTAGAAGGCAAATCGTTGAATCTCACCTGATAGACAATGCCAAATAAATTCGTCAATTGCTGCAATTGATAGGACTGTTCTGGAGCTAGTGGATGATAGGCTGGCAAGCCAGGAAATAGAGTTTGCCAGCTGGGATTTTTAAGAATCATTTTTGAATATCATGCCACTGAATAGGAGTATTTGCAGTAATAGGTGCTATTACCTTATTCCCATTAATCAAATCCCAATGTTGAACAGGAACACCTAAACAAGGAAACGCAAAACGCACAGCATCCAGAGAAATTATATCTCCCGGGCGTAAATCTTTTTTTGCGACCACACATTGACGCTGCGAGCTGCCAATAACCCCTTTGATTGGGGTACGCAAGTTTCGCTCGGTATTTCCTAAGGCCAGCCAACAATCATAAACAGATTGCAATACTTGGGGTAATTCATCAATACCCATACTATGGGAAATATCTTGATCAAGTTCATCTGGGTATACGTATACTCCTTTTTCTAAAACAGAGGCACCAAGAGCTATTGAAACATAGAGCATATCCGTACCATTTCGATGATCGGATAAACCTACAGGTAAATTAAATGCTTGAGAATAAGTCTGTAACAATCTTAAATTATGAGCTTCCGGCAATGCAGGATGTCCATCAGGACTGTGTTGAATAATGATATCTTCACAACCCGCAAGTCTTGCTGTATTGACAGCATTAAATACCTCAGCAATTGTAGATCGTCCTGTATCAATCAATAGAGGCAACCCTTTTTCAGCGGCATAACGAATTAAAGGGATATGGACAATATTGGCAGAGGCAATTTTCAGAGCACAAGCCCCATGATCTGTCGCAAAATCTACAGCAGTAAAATCGTAAACTGATACAATAAAAGGCATTTGTGCCTGTCTTACCAGAGAAAACAATTTGCCATAATTCTCTAAAGACATTACCTTTCGCTCTATCAACTCGCGGTAATTTTCTTTCTTAACCTGGCCATCTTTATTGGTATAAGTTTCCAATAATTCACTCGGTAAGCATATTTCTGGGTCGTTTAAAATTTCTGTTTTAAGAATTACTGGTTGATAAGGCATCATAGAACGAGCTTTGATGATCATTTCGATCATATTCTTTGCTAGCTGATAATCTCCATTAAAATAGCTCCCTACTTCAGCTAAAAAAATCGGGGCATGGCTGGTGCCTACTTGATAGGGTCCAAGGTTGAATTGTCTTTTCACTTTAAGATCCTTAAAATAATTAAAGAGATATTTGTAACAGATAATGATCGACTAATAGCTTCAATCCATTTGTTAATTGCCTATTATTAAATTCTGTTTCTATCGTCCATGTACGAATAGGATCCTTTTTTTGTTTTAAGTCAAAGGGAATTTTAAAGGGATGGAAACTCAAACTTTGAGCGCGACTTCCTATATGTTCAACAATAGTTTCCTTGCTAAAAATGTTCCAACCTTTTTCCCAATTTCCTTTTTTACCTTGATGACGTTTTCGATGCTTAATCTCACAATCTACCCCGTATTCATTAAAGGGGGACAAAATATAAATTGAAGCATTCGAACGACAGGCTTTAAAAAGGTTATTAAAGAATACAGGCAACTCATCGTCATTAAAAATAGTTAAAACACCTACCACTGTCACCACATCAAATTGTTGTTCAAGTTCTATCGGGAGTTCTAAAATTGATGCTTTTAAAAATCTCTTCTCAGGTTGTAGTTCTCGACATTGATGTATTAAATCATCGAAAATATCTATCCCAGTGAATTGAAATTCAGGATAACATCTGGATAAGAAATAAATTAATTCTCCTGTCGCACAACCCACATCTAACAAATTAGATTTCTCACTTCGCTCTTCTTGTGACAAATAAAATTCAAGAAATTTAAAAATTTCTTTTGGCTCTTTAGACCAACCTTCGGTGATATAGTGGCTGAAGTTTTGATAATTAGCTGACATATTCCATATCCATAGGATTTATAGTTCTACTGGCCAACAACAGTTCACAAAGCAGTAAATCAACTTTTGAATCTACATCGACGCTATCCTCAGATTGCATCACGTAAGGAAGGCAAGGTAACTGGTAAAATTTTAGTTGCTTTAAAAAATCTTTAGTTTTCAGTGCATAGATAGCGCCATTTTGTCGATACACTGTTTCTAGTTCCTGCGTTCTTTTTTCAACATCTTCAGGGCTTGTATAAGGTTTGACTTCTCTACCTATTATTCTCATACATTTTCCTGGATGATGTTCTACTGGACAGACACTCATTACACTTTTCATCTCCGAAGACAGAAAATTTTGTAAGCATTCTTGCAAATGTTTGGCTGTTCTTAAGGGTGAAGTAGGCTGCAATAAAACGACATAATCTGGAAAATAATTATTCTCAATAAATAATTTCAAGGCATGCTCCACCACATATTCATTCGAAACTGTATCAGTCGCCAGTTCTATTGGCCGATTAATGACGTCAACACCCATTTTTTTTGCTAACTCACAGATTTCTTCATCATCACTTGTGACCACAGTCTCTGTGATGAGTGAACATTGCTTTGCAGCAATGATCGAATACGCTAATAAAGGTTTATTTGCTAGCGTCAAAATATTCTTGCGTGGTAGCCTTTTGGAGCCACCACGAGCAGGAATAACTGCTAATATTTTAGGCACGTAATCATTAATATCACTACTTTTCACAACCTTTCCTTGTAGAGTAAGGGTTACCGCACGCGATGTCTTAATATCCACTCACCATTGTGATAGGCCCAAAGATGAGGCGACCTAAAGTTATCAGTTAATCTATCGAAATACGCTTTATCCATTCTGATTTCCTCAAACTGCCTTGCTGCTATTGGCAATTTATTCTTATCGATACTGAGATAGTCAAAATTTTCTTTCTCAAAGCGTGCAGGATACTCTCCGTCGAAACGATTAACGAGGGCGACACCTTCCTCTCTAACTAGCTCACCATTTCGTATTTCTTGTGAGCTGTCATACGTCGCTCTACCGATTCCAAATTTAATAAATGTTGTGTAGTAATGAAGATCATCAATTTTATCATCGATACCGCTATATTTACTGTATGTACCCGCAGTACGCTCTGGAGAAGGAGTAAATCCACCATTATTAACGGCAAAGTAATAACATTCCTGTGGATGCCAAGGAAGATAGTAACCTAGATATTGAACTTCAATTTTCTTCGCAGCCAGCTGATCTGGATCAGGCGGAATATAAGGTTGTAATTCCACTTCGGTTAAACCAAACTCTTCTTTTAATTCCAGAGCTGAAATTCCTGAAAGATAAATTTCAGCTGAATTTTTGGTGGTAAAATAAGATAAATCTTTAGTAGCTTTATCATCTTCTTTCGCATTATTTCCATACTCAGCAGGATTCTCCCCATAAAATACTAGAGGAATATCTAAGCTTGCGGCCAATTTAGGAGGAAAATACATTTGTCCCAAAATAAAAGGCTGAAATGGATGATATAGATTTTCTAATGCTAAACGAGTCAATAATCGATGCACCTGTCCATTAGGCGTAAAAAGATAGTTATCAAATCCCGCATGAATCCATGCCTGGAAATTGTTCCATCCCCAAGAAGTATAAATATGAGGCGCCCAAGTCACAGTTAAAGGATTCATGTTGTATTCATATTTTAAAATATAAGCCGTATAGAAACTGTCTTTACCACCTGAACCTGGAATTAAACAGTCATAGTGACCTGTTTTGCTGCGGTATCTATCGCACAATTCTTTTAATTGCGTTTTGCGCTCATCCCAATTAATGTTTCTTTTCTTTTCTGCAATGCGACATGCTGAGCATATACCTTCTTCATCAAAATTGATGGTAGGTTTCTTCACATTGATGGTATGTTTGTACTCTTTTTCAGAATTAGGTTTCTGATTGCTATAAGTACATTTGGTACAAAATTCTACCTCAGAGGGTAATCCATAGAATGCTTCCTTAGTCGGAGTATCCAGTTTATATTTATCCAAATCGACTTTACCTGGATAGGTAATCATTGTAGCCTCCTTAAAAACGCCGCTGCTTACAGAAAATTTAATTTTAATATTCACTCTTGAAGAGGCACAAGACCATTAACAAAAATAAAGGTAGCTGTAGCCTTTCAATAAGCCAGTAAATACTCAACCACTAGCACTGCGACAAGTCAACATGCTTTGATTCAATCATGTTCACGAATTCTGGACTCTGCGGACAAGCCCGCAGAAGGGCAAATTGCCCCTCACTGGCCTGTAACAGAACATAGCTTATTCATCTACCACGCTTATCAAGAAATTACGTTAATTAGCTAAACCCCATAAATTTTATTAATTAGTCCCATTGTTTTTAAACTTTCCTTAATGGTAATGACCTGACTTTTTTCACCAAGTACTGCCTTACAAACCTCTTGGGCCTGGCGATAAAAACCTGCTTTAAATTGTTGATCTTTTATATCCATCTCTACCTCATGAGCGATTCTCTCATTAGCATTCTGGAAACATGCCTTCTCAAGTGGCTGCATGCTCCAACGGCGATACGCTGTACTAACTGCACAGGCCCAAGGACCCGGTCCCTGCCAAATACACTCATAAAGTGCTTTATCTCCACTATCAAATTCAATATAGCTAATCACCATTTGAGACTTTTCCTGCTGCCAGGGGGAAATTTGTTGAACATGAGTCACTTCACCTCGTGCAAAATATCTTATTAGATCGATGACGTGAATCGAGTTGGCATACATAAATTTTTGCACGACTTCTTCAGGATGATGACAACCTCTTGCCTCAGCAAAACTTTGCTGGTCTTGAATATGAATATAACGTTTGGCGTCATTATTTGCATTTAAATCACTAAGAATAGTTAAAGCACTTGAATAAAATCGACGGTTTAAAGCAACAAAAACCTGTCCTCTCGCTTGTAACGCTGCCTCAGCAATATCGTTTGCATCCCTTAAATCATAACCAGCGGGCTTTTCAAGTAAGACATTCCAATTGTGCTGGAAACAAGCCTTAGCAATAGAATTGGCCTGAAGCTCAGGAACTGCAACCACAACTAAATGAGCTGCACTTTTTTCGTATAAGTCCGCCACAGAATCTGTTACGCATGGAATATTAAATTCTTTTGCCATTTGTTCTGCAGTCGTCTTTGTCCGGCTAAACAGTCCTGTAACTTTAACACCATCAATTGCCTGGAAAGCTTTAATATGCTCCCTTCCCATCTTACCAGCACCAATTACAGCAACATTTAAACCATTCATTGATAATTACCTTATTACTATTATTTAAGAAGCTTTACGCCGGATTTTTTTCGTTTGCAGCAGCTCTTGCACAAGAGACTGAATTCGACCAGTAGAACCACCATCCATATAGCCCCACTCTAATTTTTCAGTTTCAAGATAAGTCTTTAAGGACAATAATTGTTCCGGCTCAGAAATCATTTGCGTAGCTTTTCTGAAATCATCTTTTGCGCAAACATTTAATACACCTTGGACATGTTTATAGTCTGAAAAATCATAATAAAAAATATCATAGTTAATCGTTGGAATACCACAAGAAATGGCCCAGCGTATAGTTGCAGAGGCAAAAGCAATATAGATATCAGACAATGCAACCAATCTTGCAGTATCAA
This region of Legionella clemsonensis genomic DNA includes:
- a CDS encoding Gfo/Idh/MocA family protein, which gives rise to MNGLNVAVIGAGKMGREHIKAFQAIDGVKVTGLFSRTKTTAEQMAKEFNIPCVTDSVADLYEKSAAHLVVVAVPELQANSIAKACFQHNWNVLLEKPAGYDLRDANDIAEAALQARGQVFVALNRRFYSSALTILSDLNANNDAKRYIHIQDQQSFAEARGCHHPEEVVQKFMYANSIHVIDLIRYFARGEVTHVQQISPWQQEKSQMVISYIEFDSGDKALYECIWQGPGPWACAVSTAYRRWSMQPLEKACFQNANERIAHEVEMDIKDQQFKAGFYRQAQEVCKAVLGEKSQVITIKESLKTMGLINKIYGV
- a CDS encoding class I SAM-dependent methyltransferase translates to MSANYQNFSHYITEGWSKEPKEIFKFLEFYLSQEERSEKSNLLDVGCATGELIYFLSRCYPEFQFTGIDIFDDLIHQCRELQPEKRFLKASILELPIELEQQFDVVTVVGVLTIFNDDELPVFFNNLFKACRSNASIYILSPFNEYGVDCEIKHRKRHQGKKGNWEKGWNIFSKETIVEHIGSRAQSLSFHPFKIPFDLKQKKDPIRTWTIETEFNNRQLTNGLKLLVDHYLLQISL
- a CDS encoding acylneuraminate cytidylyltransferase family protein; the protein is MKSSDINDYVPKILAVIPARGGSKRLPRKNILTLANKPLLAYSIIAAKQCSLITETVVTSDDEEICELAKKMGVDVINRPIELATDTVSNEYVVEHALKLFIENNYFPDYVVLLQPTSPLRTAKHLQECLQNFLSSEMKSVMSVCPVEHHPGKCMRIIGREVKPYTSPEDVEKRTQELETVYRQNGAIYALKTKDFLKQLKFYQLPCLPYVMQSEDSVDVDSKVDLLLCELLLASRTINPMDMEYVS
- a CDS encoding N-acetylneuraminate synthase family protein gives rise to the protein MKRQFNLGPYQVGTSHAPIFLAEVGSYFNGDYQLAKNMIEMIIKARSMMPYQPVILKTEILNDPEICLPSELLETYTNKDGQVKKENYRELIERKVMSLENYGKLFSLVRQAQMPFIVSVYDFTAVDFATDHGACALKIASANIVHIPLIRYAAEKGLPLLIDTGRSTIAEVFNAVNTARLAGCEDIIIQHSPDGHPALPEAHNLRLLQTYSQAFNLPVGLSDHRNGTDMLYVSIALGASVLEKGVYVYPDELDQDISHSMGIDELPQVLQSVYDCWLALGNTERNLRTPIKGVIGSSQRQCVVAKKDLRPGDIISLDAVRFAFPCLGVPVQHWDLINGNKVIAPITANTPIQWHDIQK
- a CDS encoding phosphotransferase, with translation MILKNPSWQTLFPGLPAYHPLAPEQSYQLQQLTNLFGIVYQVRFNDLPSNFYMIDDYRNKKKYFVKEMEERHVDHYKQAEEIAAWLFDRKVNVNAALDLKHHYYIYSLLEGIRIPSTAESLNRLGTALAALHSALKVYPWQEEIQTNTVRRISLLNEIREDITRGKLAIGPFPDYIKKLAQNRDLDFTQGASAQVLHGDLHPGNMLLVNDSIYFFDFEDVLYSYLPLVYELAYILERQVFVCHSAPNEILNLGRTFMKAYLANGGSYQFQKSDSYASLTLALRSLCVLTLCEIEGNRIHEGEWFKFRDLAELAQKNQGLLREILQG
- a CDS encoding N-acetyl sugar amidotransferase — protein: MITYPGKVDLDKYKLDTPTKEAFYGLPSEVEFCTKCTYSNQKPNSEKEYKHTINVKKPTINFDEEGICSACRIAEKKRNINWDERKTQLKELCDRYRSKTGHYDCLIPGSGGKDSFYTAYILKYEYNMNPLTVTWAPHIYTSWGWNNFQAWIHAGFDNYLFTPNGQVHRLLTRLALENLYHPFQPFILGQMYFPPKLAASLDIPLVFYGENPAEYGNNAKEDDKATKDLSYFTTKNSAEIYLSGISALELKEEFGLTEVELQPYIPPDPDQLAAKKIEVQYLGYYLPWHPQECYYFAVNNGGFTPSPERTAGTYSKYSGIDDKIDDLHYYTTFIKFGIGRATYDSSQEIRNGELVREEGVALVNRFDGEYPARFEKENFDYLSIDKNKLPIAARQFEEIRMDKAYFDRLTDNFRSPHLWAYHNGEWILRHRVR